GCACCAGTACACGAACGCTCTGCTTGCAGCGACACCCACCATCGATCATGAGCGGCACACTCCACTGAATGTCATTCCCGGTTCGCTTCCGTCCCCGACGGACCCGCCCAGCGGCTGCCGGTTCGCGCCACGTTGCTCCGCAGCCACGGCCGAGTGCGGCGAGGCGCAGCCGCCAATTACGAATATAGGACGGGATCATGCAGTTGCGTGCTTCCACCCTGTGACCACGAATGCAAAGGAAGGTGAGCTCGTTGGCCGGTAGCGGTAGCGCGCATTTACGCGGAGACGAGGCGGTCCTCTCCGTCCAGGATCTCGACGTCGAATACCACACGTCGCGAGGAAGCTTCAAAGCAGTGGCAGGAGTGAGCTTCGACCTGCTGAAGGGCGAGTCCCTCGGCATCGTCGGAGAGTCCGGCTGCGGCAAGTCCACCACTGGGCGCGCCGTGCTGCGGCTCGACCCTATCGCGGGTGGAAACATCCGGTACAGGGAGGAATCGATCGAGTCGGCTTCACCGCAGCGGCTGCGCGAGCTCCGACGGGACATGCAGATGATCTTCCAGGACCCGATCAGTTCCTTGAACCCGAGGCGCCAAGTCAAGGATCTGGTGATGGAGGGGCTTGCGATTCAAGGCGTTCCCCAGAAGGAACGCGACGAGCAAGCCCCCGGAATGCTGGCCCAAGTAGGGCTTCCTAGTGAGCGCTTCGCCGAAATGATGCCGCGGCAGCTGTCGGGGGGACAAGCCCAGCGAGTGGCGATCGGCCGTGCCCTGGCCGTCCGCCCGGGGCTGCTCATCTGCGACGAACCGGTCTCGGCCCTCGATGTATCGGTTCAAGCCCAGATCCTGAACCTTCTCGAAGACCTGAAAACGAAATACGATCTCACGATCGTGTTCATCGCCCACGACCTCGGCGTCGTACGGAGCTTCAGCGACAAAGTGCTGGTGATGTACCTCGGCAAGACCTGCGAGTTCGGAGATTCCGTGGAGGTGTACGACAGGCCGGCACACCCCTACACCCGCGCGCTTCTGGACTCCGTTCCCTCCCCTGATGCAGAGGGTGGCTTCGCCGGTCCCTCCCTGAAGGGCGACATCCCGTCGCCACTCAACCCGCCATCGGGTTGCCGCTTCCGTGCCCGATGCCCGGCTGCCCAGGAACGCTGCGCAGTGGAAGAACCGGAGATGCGCGAAGTGCGGCCGGGCCAGTATGCCGCCTGCCACTTCCCGCTCGATTAGCAGGCGGTGCGAACGCACGAGCAAATCCTATCTAGGTAAACCCGGGCACGTCCCCGGGAGAAATGGAGTCATACATGTCTGAAGAACTTGCACCAGACCCTCTCGCACCGTGGGTTCGGGAAATCGCGGTCAAGCACGACGCAGCCCGCCACTTAGAGGGCGTGCAATGCCGGGGCTCGGTGGCACTCATTGACCAGGCGGCCCGGCTACGCGGCGCTGGAGAGGTGATGCTCGGAAAGGCGATTTCCCTTGAAAAGGAGATCGAGACCCGACCCGAGCGTCTCACGGCCAGTCGGGAAGCGGCAGAAACTGAGAAAGCGCAATGGCAGAAACTGGGCTTGTCCGAAATGCCCCACGGGCATGGCGGCGTCGAACTTGAGGTGCAGATCGGCATCCACGGCCGCTCCGCCCACGGAGGCGACGTCATCAAATACGATGCGCACGGTGTCCACAACACCCACCTCGACGGGCTTGCCCACATCGGCGCCGATGCCACCTGGCATGGCCCGATACCCGCACGGTCCTCTGAGACCGATGAAGACACGATGGTTAACTGGGCACAGCACGGCATTGCCACGCGAGGGGTATTGCTCGACATCCCCACCATACGCGGCGCGGAGTGGGTCACGGCTGAGGAGCCCGTCACTGCGGCCGAGCTCGACGCGGCACTTGAAGCTACCGGGGTCGACTTGGAACCTGGCGACGCGCTGATCATCTATCAGGGCCGGGACAAATACGAGGCCGCCGGCAACGTCTACCCGAGCGGGGCCGCGGCCGTAAAGCGGCCCGGTATTGGTGAGGACGGCGCGAAGTGGATCGCCGCGAAGGACCCGGGCCTCGTCCTGTGGGACTTCCATGACGCCCGGAACACCCCGACGGGAGCGCTGGAAGTACACAGTCTCATCTGGGCCATCGGTCTCTGCCTCGTGGACAACTGCCTGCTTGGCCCCGCCGTGGCCGCGCTCAAGGAAGCAGGCACTTTCACGGGACTGATCGTCGCCGCACCGCCCGCTATCCACCGGTCTACAGGTGTTCTCATCAACCCGCTTCTCCTGTACTAGGAGCCCAAGCCAGACAGAATTTTGCCGACACCAGTGATGAAAGCGGCTTCCGGTTGCTCCATGCGCGGAGCGACCGGAAGCCGCGGATCACGTATTCAGCGGGCTTTCGGAACGGAGAGCGCCATGCTCAAAAACCTGATGTGCAAACTGAACCTGGGCCACGCGTGGCACGTTGAACACAACGAGGACGGCAGCCGCTACAGGCCCTGCACCCGCTGCGGAAAATACGACGACGGCGGCGATCCAGGTGGCGGTCGATGGGCCGTTCCTGACATCGGCTGTGGGGCCCGCTTACCCCTGCCTCAGCCCAGTCGCATTGAGCACCAGATTGGCGGTGATGAACCGACCACACTGCTCACCAAACGGGTAGTCTGCCTTCGGCGTGAACGTCAGCGTCCGCACAGGCAATGCGGTTCCGGATGGAGAGGTGCCGGATACGGTCGCTTCAAGCGGACTTTCTGAGAGGGTGGGCAGTCCCAGGAAGCCCGTCATCGTGCCATCTGGCGAGGACGTCGCGGAGCACACGCCTTCCGGGGAGCAGCCTTGGTCCACGGCGATTGAGCCGGGATGCAAAACCACGTCCGCCTCAGTGCATGTCCCGTCCTGACACGCCTTCATCCGCAATGAAGCAACTGTGTCAACGTAGTCGGCAGCGACCGTGATCGATACGCCAGACGCCTGCGCGATCGCCGGGCAAGGTACCGGCTCAGCGAAGCAGCTGGGAAGAAGTGCCGAGGTACCCATTAGCGTGAATGCCAAACCAATCTTGCCCATGCTTCAGGGTAGGACTGGACCCGGCAGGAGGCGCCGCAACAAAGGAAATCGGCACCCCATCGTTACGGCCCACCCTGGCCTGTTGCCGAACCGACACCGCGCGTGACCGCGGCTTAGGCCGGAAGCCGCAAACCGCCGTCGTGGATTTCCGCCAACCCGTCGGTAACCAGCCCGTCGAGTGCCCGTTCCAGCTGCTCGGGGGCTGAGTTGAGCCGGTGCAGTGCTGCCAGCGGAATCCCGACGCCGGACGGCGCAAACCCGAGGTCCGCCGGGGCCTGTTCGAACATCTCGCGCGGAACCGGGACAGCAGCTTCGCGGAGGACGGCCATCACGGCTCCCCGGACTTGCCGGTCCGTGCCATGCCAGGATTGGCCCTTTGGCGTGTACGACGGCGGTGGCTCACCTGCAGCGAGCCAGGCGCAACTCGAGCGCACGGGACACTCGGCGCACTTGGGAGTGCGGGCTGTGCACACCACGGCACCCAGTTCCATGACGGAGGCGTTCCAGCGCACGGACAGTGGCCGTTCTTCGGGCAGCAGAGTGTCGGCCAAGCGCATCTCGGCCGCGGTGAGCGCCGGAGCGGGCAGGGCGTGCCCGGAGATGAGGCGCGCATGGACGCGACGGATGTTGGTGTCCACCACTGTTTCGCGGCGACCAAAAGCAAAGGCGGCGACGGCGGCGGCCGTGTAATTGCCGACGCCCGGCAGGGTCAGGAGCTCGGGATAGGTGTCCGGAACGTCTCCATTGTGCTCGTCGCGGATGGCGACGGCGGCTGCGTGTAGTCGCAGGGCCCTGCGGGGATAGCCGAGCCGGCCCCAGTGGCGAACAGCCTCACCGGAAGGCTCATCGGCCAGGAGGGCGGGGGTTGGCCAGCGTTCCATCCAGTCCCGCCAAACGGGGAGAACCCGGACCACAGGAGTTTGTTGGAGCATGACTTCGCTGACCAGAATGCCCCAAGGGCTGCAATCAGGCTCGCGCCACGGAAGGTCCCTGGCGGTCTCGGCGAACCACTGGTCCAAGGACTGGTGGAGTCCGGCGAGTTGGTCGGAACCGGGAAGTGCCATGCGTCAGATCTCCCGGACTGTTGAAGTTTAGGCTGGCGTCGGAGCGCCGGAATTCTGCCCTCTACTGTAGTTGAAACCAGGACGACGACGCTTCTGCGGTGCACGTCACACTGAGCGGGTTTGCCGTCCGGCGGCGTGGTGGTGGCCTGCTGCGGAGTGGGCCCGCCTAGCCTAGAAACATGGCCAATCAGGGTAGGAACCAGTCTTCCGCGCGCACATCAGCGCAGGCGAAGGGTTCTGCCCGTAATTCAGGCGGTCCCGGCCGCCCTGGCTCCCCAGCCCAGAAGCGGCGTCCGAGCGCCGCCGTGTACCGCCGTCGTCGGCAGTTTGTCTTTGGTGCGCTGCTGCTGGTCATCGCCCTCCTGGTGGCTGGAGCCATGGCAATCAACGGTGCGCTTGCAAGTAAGTCCGGGCCGCAGGCGGTCAACACGGCGGAGCCCTCCCAGATGCCTACTCAAGGGAATGCGCCCACAGCAGGCACTGCCTCCCCGTCCGCAACGCCCACACCTGTATGCGACCTGAGCTTGGTAACAGTGGCTGCTGCTACGGACAAGCCAGCCTACGGGACTGAGGAAATGCCACTGCTCACCATGACCATTACCAACGGCGGGACGACGCCGTGTGACGTCAACGTGGGCACATCGCAAATGGAGTACGTGGTGATGAGCGGCTCGGACCGGATCTTTTCCTCCAAGGATTGTCAGGCCGGAAGTGAAGACCTGGTCAAGACCATCCAGCCGGGCAAGAGCGAAATCGCCAATTTCCCCTGGCAACGCAACCGGACTCTTGAAGGCTGCGCCGCGATCAACGCAAAACCCGGCGCTGGGGGCGCCTACTACACGTTCGAGGCGCGGTTGGGGAACAAGTCCAGCACCAAGGCCGTCTTCCAGCTGAACTAACCTTCGGCAGACGGTGATTTGATAAGTGCCCGACGGCGGCACACGGCTTTAGAGGAACCTGTCCAGCAAGCTTGCCTCGGCCATGCGGCTCAAACCTTCACGGACCGTGCGTGCGCGCTGGTCGCCGATGCCATCCACAGTCATGAGGTCGTCAATGGTGGCTGCCATGAGATTCTGCAAGCCGCCAAAATAGTCCACCAGGCGATCGGCGACGGCCTTCGGGACGGACTTGAGCCCGGACAGGAGGCGGTAGCCGCGCGGCTGGACCACTGCGTCCAACTGTTCCACACCACCAGCGAAGCCGATGATGTGGGCGATGCGGCTGAGGTCGATCAATTCGGTGGGGCCGAGGTTGAGGAGCGCCTGGACGGCTTCATCGATGTCCTCCGGGGTGGCGTCCGGGTCCGAGTAGTCGCGGATGATGACGTCGCTGCCGGGGCCGCGGCCCATGGTCAGTTCCTCCACCTGCAGTGATAGCAAGCGGCCATCCTCGCCGAGCTCCAGGACGTATTGCGCAATCTCCTCGGAAATCCGCCTGACCATCTCCTGGCGCTGCAAGGTGACGGCCACATCCCTGACTGTGACCAACGCTTCGATCTCAAGGGCTGAAAGCGAGCTGGTGACCTGGTCCAGCCTGGCGCTGTAACGCTCCAGCGTTGCGAGCGCCTGATTGGCCCGGGCGAGGACCTTCTCCGAACCCTCCAGGACGTGGCGCAGGCCGTTCACGTACAGCGCGATGATCTGCATCGACTGGCTGACAGAGATGACGGGAACGCCCGTCTGGATGGCGACCCGCTCCGCGGTGCGGTGCCGGGTTCCCGACTCCTGCGTTTCAATGCTGGAATCCGGAACGAGCTGCACTGCGGCACGGACTATGTTGCTGGCGTCCTTGTCGCAGATGATGGCGCCGTCCATCTTGGCCAGTTCACGCAGGCGCGTGGGCGAGAAGTCGATTCCGATATCGAATCCGCCCGAACAGATGGAGTCGATGGTGCGGTCATAGCCCAGCACAATCAAGGCGCCGGTGCGTCCACGGAGGATGCGCTCCAAGCCGTCCCGCAAGGGAGTTCCGGGTGCGACTCTGGCCAGAGTCGCCTTGAGCGACTCTTCCGGGCTCCGGGCCATAGGGTTTCCCTTCGAAGGTGCAAGCCATGGCTCACAGACAAGCTGAATCCGGCATCCGCGGGCACTTCGAAAAATGCCCTGATGACGACTAGCACCATGATATGGCTTCCGGACACCGTTAACCGCACCAGCAAGCCCCAAAGTGGGTCATTTCGTTATGTACGAAGACGGCCGGAAGGTGCCTTTTCGGGCGTTCTTGGCAACGCCTGTTTGGGGCTTTTGCGTGGTTGACGTGGGCCGATATAACAAATTGGTGTAGATATTCTAGTAATCCACCTGCCGCTTCAACTTATTACCCAGCCACAGCATCGCCAGGCTCACCAAAAGGAAGCCAACGGAAATCGCAAGGGCAAAGACAACAACGCCACCCCAGCCGCCTGCCCGGGTGGGGTCGATGAACCAGTAGGGGTACCAGTTCACCAAGGCACCCCGGATCAGGCTGTAGACGAGGTAACCGATGGGATAAAGCAGCCAGTACCAAATGTGGCGGGTGGTTAGGGTTGCCCGTGGCGGCTGGAAGAGCCAATCCACCACCATGACCACAGGGATCAGGTAGTGGACCACGAAGTTGACCCACGGAAGAAGTGAGCCCAGGTCCTCGCCGGCAAGCAAAGCTCCGAATACCAGTCCAACCACGGCCATGGCGATGGTCGCCGTGCCGCGGGTGGCGTCGTCGATCTCGCTGGGTTGTTTGCGGATGAGGACCCTGTAGCCGCTGATGAGCAGCACCAGTGCCGCGAAGATGTTGGAGAGGTTGGTGAAGTAGCTGAAGAAGTTCCAGACGTCATAGCCCATGCCCAAATGAACCGTCAGCTGCATTCCCACCGCCACCACGGTCAAAAGGCCAAAGAAAAAGCGTCCCCCAATAAGCACAGTTCTTTTGGTCATGGCCCAATCCTTGCCGAAACGCAGCCCGGCGATGCCCCGACACCCCGCGAGGACGGCCTTTGTGCGCTACGTGATCAGCAGCTCCAACGCCTCGGCCAGATGCCCCACTTCCCGCACAGAGAAGCCCTCCGGGATAACGCCGGCACCCGCCGGGCTGGCAGGAACAATGGCGTGCGTGAAACCGAGGCGGTGTGCCTCCTGGATGCGTTGGTTGATTCCGGGCACAGGCCGGACCTCGCCTGCCAGCCCAACTTCACCGAAGGCAATGAGCCGTTGGGGGAGTGCCTTGCGGGATTTGGCTGACGCGACGGCCAACGCCACGGCGAGATCGGTGGCCGGTTCCGTCAGCTTTACACCGCCAACAGTGGCCACGTAGGAATCGTCCTTGTGCAGCATGCATCCGGCGCGCTGCTGAAGCACTGCGAGCAACATGGCAACCCTGGAGCTCTCCAGCCCGCTCGTAGCCCGCCGGGGTTGGGCATTGGCGCTCTCGGCGAGCAGCGACTGGACCTCCGCGAGCAACGGGCGGCGGCCCTCCATGGTGACCGTGATGCAGGTGCCTGAGACAGGTTCACGGGTCCGCGAAACGAACAGCCCGCTGGGATCGGCCAACCCCTCGATGCCGGCCTCATTGAGATCAAAGCATCCGACGTCGTCGGTAGCCCCGTAGCGGTTTTTCACAGCCCGGAGCAGCCTTAGCCGAGAATGGCGCTCGCCTTCGAACTGGCACACGACGTCAACGAGGTGTTCCAGCAAGCGCGGCCCTGCGATGGTACCTTCTTTGGTTACGTGGCCCACCAGCAACGTGGTCATGTTCCGCCGTTTGGCCGCGGAGATGATCGATGCAGCTACTTCCCGCACCTGGGAGACGCCACCGGCGCTGCCCTCGACGTCGGCACTGCTGAGCGTCTGCACAGAGTCCACGATCAGCAGCTTCGGCTCAAGCTTCTCCGCCTGGCCCAGTGCTTGCCCAAGATCGGTCTCGGCGGACAGATACAACGTATGCGCGACAGCATCGATCCGCTCCGCGCGCAGCTTCACCTGGGCTGCGGATTCCTCGCCCGTGATGTACAGGACGTCCTGCCCGGTGCGGGCAAATTTCGCGGCAACGTCCAGCAGCAGCGTGGACTTCCCGACGCCGGGTTCCCCAGCCAGCAGTATGACGGCACCGGGGACGAGCCCCCCTCCAAGGACACGGTCCAGCTCGTCCACACCCGTGGGCAGGAATGCCGCTGTGGTCCCATCCACCTCAGCGATACGGCGGGCGGGCTCCAAAACGGTAGTGGCCGCCGTCGTACGCGCAACCGTGGCGCCGTACTCTTCAACGGTTCCCCACGCCTGGCACTCACCGCAGCGGCCCACCCACTTGATGGCCGTCCACCCGCATTCGGCGCATTTGTAAGCGGGTGTCTTGGATGCGCGCGAGGTCTTGGAAGCCATGGGTTCAAGGTTAGTCGGGGGGACTGACAGTATTAGCCGCCGAGGTGGCATTTAATGACAGTGTCAGGCCGTGGGATTGGCATTAAAGGCCATCTCGGCGAGAGTCACAGAGCCGGCAGCACGTCCCGGGCCTCGTCCGATTCCAACCCGCTCGCCTCCAAAAGGTCCACCATGAGCGGCCGGAACAGCATCACCACGGTTTCGCCCTCAAGCTTCTGGACGTCGAGCATTTTGGGGTGCAGGCGCGAGGCGATGTCGGTCAGCTCATTGCGGGCGTGACGCAGATGGACACGACGGGTTCCCTCGCTCTGCTCCGCCAGGCCAATGGTCAGTTCATCGATCGCGGCCGCAGTTTCCTGCAGGACCTCGGAGATGCTTTCAATTGCTTCGTCGGATAACGCGGCATGGTTGATGGCGCTGGTGAGCCTGCGGGCAAAAACGCGGCTGTTACGGAGTGCAAGGTCGATGTACTCCAGCGAATGCTCCAAACTGGCAAGCTCGTCGCGGTGCCTGCGATGGGCCGGAGCCAGAGTCGCGACCTCGCCCGAGGCCCGCAGCGTCTGCCGCATCCTGTCCACCAGTGGTTGGCAGTTACGGCCGCGAATCAGTGCGTGCCAAGCGATGGTGGAGTCGCTTTCGACCATGGCCTTGGCACACTCGCGCAGCACCTCGGCGAGTTCGTGAAGGATCTTCTGGACATCCTTCCGCGGCTCCCGGCGCGGATCCTTCGGCACCAAAATAGTCACCAGCAGGGCGAACACGCCACCCACAACTGCATCCAGGCTCCGCGTGAACGGCCCGCCGGCCGGCGCTGGCAGCAGCACCACCAGCAGCGACTGGAGCCCCAGTTGGGTGGTGAAAATGGTCCCGCTGTCCAGGAACCTTGCCAGCAGGATAGAGAAAAGAAGCACGACGGCGGCCTGCAGGATCCCAGCGCCCAGCCAGTGGAGCAGGAGGTCACCCACCACGATGCCGAGCGTGCAGCCCAGTCCAACCTCAATAACACGACGCAGGCGCGGATCACGGGAGAAGCCGAGCGCTATCAACGAAGACGTGGCCGCAAACAATGGCCCTTGGTGGCCCAGGACGTATTCCGCGAAAGCGTAGGCACCCACGGCACACACGGTCATTTGAACGGCCGGAGTCAGGGAGTTCCGGCTACGGACCAAGCCCGTCCGGACTCTGGCACGCAGGAACCTCTTGCTTGCAGAAAATCCCTTCGCGGCAGCCATGTCCTCCAGTCTATTTGCCGAACCCCGGCATCCATGACGAGTAGGACGCCGGGCAGGGCCCCACTCAAGGTGGCGCGCGCCACATAACCCAATGGTCCGCCGTCGTTCACTTTGCGTTCACCTTCCACGTCAGATCCCGTTACCTGCGCTCCATACCTTCAGTAAAGGAACAAAAGGTCCTCAGCTCGCGCACGCCGAAATCTCCGTCGGCCCGCATCGAAGAATCCCTGGAAGGGGCACATCCAAGTGAAGGCAACTCACTTCGGCCGCAACGCGGCAATCGCGGTCATCGCAGCCGGCGCACTCGCGCTCACTGCTTGCGGTTCAGACAACGCAACGAACACCCCGGCCAGCACTCAGTCGGCAGCCGGCATGAAGGTGACCGGCACCCTCACCGGCGTTGGCTCATCTGCGCAGGGCGCAGCAATGGACGCCTGGAAGTCTGGCTTCGCCGCCGCAAACCAGGGCGCAACCGTGCAGTACTCCCCGGACGGTTCCGGAGCAGGCCGCAAGGCCATCATCGATGGCTCGGCACAGTTCGCCGGCTCGGACGCCTACCTGAAGGACGAGGAG
This genomic stretch from Micrococcaceae bacterium Sec5.1 harbors:
- a CDS encoding ABC transporter ATP-binding protein produces the protein MSSLAGSGSAHLRGDEAVLSVQDLDVEYHTSRGSFKAVAGVSFDLLKGESLGIVGESGCGKSTTGRAVLRLDPIAGGNIRYREESIESASPQRLRELRRDMQMIFQDPISSLNPRRQVKDLVMEGLAIQGVPQKERDEQAPGMLAQVGLPSERFAEMMPRQLSGGQAQRVAIGRALAVRPGLLICDEPVSALDVSVQAQILNLLEDLKTKYDLTIVFIAHDLGVVRSFSDKVLVMYLGKTCEFGDSVEVYDRPAHPYTRALLDSVPSPDAEGGFAGPSLKGDIPSPLNPPSGCRFRARCPAAQERCAVEEPEMREVRPGQYAACHFPLD
- a CDS encoding cyclase family protein; translation: MSEELAPDPLAPWVREIAVKHDAARHLEGVQCRGSVALIDQAARLRGAGEVMLGKAISLEKEIETRPERLTASREAAETEKAQWQKLGLSEMPHGHGGVELEVQIGIHGRSAHGGDVIKYDAHGVHNTHLDGLAHIGADATWHGPIPARSSETDEDTMVNWAQHGIATRGVLLDIPTIRGAEWVTAEEPVTAAELDAALEATGVDLEPGDALIIYQGRDKYEAAGNVYPSGAAAVKRPGIGEDGAKWIAAKDPGLVLWDFHDARNTPTGALEVHSLIWAIGLCLVDNCLLGPAVAALKEAGTFTGLIVAAPPAIHRSTGVLINPLLLY
- a CDS encoding A/G-specific adenine glycosylase, translated to MALPGSDQLAGLHQSLDQWFAETARDLPWREPDCSPWGILVSEVMLQQTPVVRVLPVWRDWMERWPTPALLADEPSGEAVRHWGRLGYPRRALRLHAAAVAIRDEHNGDVPDTYPELLTLPGVGNYTAAAVAAFAFGRRETVVDTNIRRVHARLISGHALPAPALTAAEMRLADTLLPEERPLSVRWNASVMELGAVVCTARTPKCAECPVRSSCAWLAAGEPPPSYTPKGQSWHGTDRQVRGAVMAVLREAAVPVPREMFEQAPADLGFAPSGVGIPLAALHRLNSAPEQLERALDGLVTDGLAEIHDGGLRLPA
- the disA gene encoding DNA integrity scanning diadenylate cyclase DisA is translated as MARSPEESLKATLARVAPGTPLRDGLERILRGRTGALIVLGYDRTIDSICSGGFDIGIDFSPTRLRELAKMDGAIICDKDASNIVRAAVQLVPDSSIETQESGTRHRTAERVAIQTGVPVISVSQSMQIIALYVNGLRHVLEGSEKVLARANQALATLERYSARLDQVTSSLSALEIEALVTVRDVAVTLQRQEMVRRISEEIAQYVLELGEDGRLLSLQVEELTMGRGPGSDVIIRDYSDPDATPEDIDEAVQALLNLGPTELIDLSRIAHIIGFAGGVEQLDAVVQPRGYRLLSGLKSVPKAVADRLVDYFGGLQNLMAATIDDLMTVDGIGDQRARTVREGLSRMAEASLLDRFL
- a CDS encoding Pr6Pr family membrane protein yields the protein MTKRTVLIGGRFFFGLLTVVAVGMQLTVHLGMGYDVWNFFSYFTNLSNIFAALVLLISGYRVLIRKQPSEIDDATRGTATIAMAVVGLVFGALLAGEDLGSLLPWVNFVVHYLIPVVMVVDWLFQPPRATLTTRHIWYWLLYPIGYLVYSLIRGALVNWYPYWFIDPTRAGGWGGVVVFALAISVGFLLVSLAMLWLGNKLKRQVDY
- the radA gene encoding DNA repair protein RadA — encoded protein: MASKTSRASKTPAYKCAECGWTAIKWVGRCGECQAWGTVEEYGATVARTTAATTVLEPARRIAEVDGTTAAFLPTGVDELDRVLGGGLVPGAVILLAGEPGVGKSTLLLDVAAKFARTGQDVLYITGEESAAQVKLRAERIDAVAHTLYLSAETDLGQALGQAEKLEPKLLIVDSVQTLSSADVEGSAGGVSQVREVAASIISAAKRRNMTTLLVGHVTKEGTIAGPRLLEHLVDVVCQFEGERHSRLRLLRAVKNRYGATDDVGCFDLNEAGIEGLADPSGLFVSRTREPVSGTCITVTMEGRRPLLAEVQSLLAESANAQPRRATSGLESSRVAMLLAVLQQRAGCMLHKDDSYVATVGGVKLTEPATDLAVALAVASAKSRKALPQRLIAFGEVGLAGEVRPVPGINQRIQEAHRLGFTHAIVPASPAGAGVIPEGFSVREVGHLAEALELLIT
- a CDS encoding FUSC family protein, translated to MAAAKGFSASKRFLRARVRTGLVRSRNSLTPAVQMTVCAVGAYAFAEYVLGHQGPLFAATSSLIALGFSRDPRLRRVIEVGLGCTLGIVVGDLLLHWLGAGILQAAVVLLFSILLARFLDSGTIFTTQLGLQSLLVVLLPAPAGGPFTRSLDAVVGGVFALLVTILVPKDPRREPRKDVQKILHELAEVLRECAKAMVESDSTIAWHALIRGRNCQPLVDRMRQTLRASGEVATLAPAHRRHRDELASLEHSLEYIDLALRNSRVFARRLTSAINHAALSDEAIESISEVLQETAAAIDELTIGLAEQSEGTRRVHLRHARNELTDIASRLHPKMLDVQKLEGETVVMLFRPLMVDLLEASGLESDEARDVLPAL